The following proteins are encoded in a genomic region of Bradyrhizobium sp. SK17:
- a CDS encoding FAD-dependent oxidoreductase encodes MTQEFAADVLIIGAGAAGLTLAIELARRGIRFRLIERMDAPFHGSRGKGIQPRTLEIFEDLGIVDRIVAAGGPYPPQREHHADGGFTDSEMIERSDPTPTEPYQVPLMIPQFLTEGVMRERLRELGHQVEFGCELTGFTPDEGGVTAVLARDGAEETIRVRYLIGADGGRSFVRHALDIGFPGKTLGVRAVVADLALSGLERDAWHRFHEGSMERQIALCPLAGTELFQLQAPVPLEGDVDLSAEGLARMIAARSGRNDIRIDAVAWASAYTMNARLADRYRIGRAFLVGDAAHIHPPTGGQGLNTSVQDSYNLGWKLAAVIAGAPDTLLDSYEAERRPIAAGMLGLSTKLLDANKRGDMRRGREVHQLDLSYGGSPLALELPERPGGLLAGDRAPDAQLRGAAGQPKQLFQLFKGPHWTLIGHEVARDAVAPRPHLRIHTTGPRGDIVDDAGALRKAYQLDAGDWVLVRPDGYVGAIVGSEALDTLEDYLRRVGLN; translated from the coding sequence ATGACACAGGAATTCGCAGCTGACGTTCTGATCATCGGCGCGGGCGCCGCCGGCCTGACGCTGGCAATCGAGCTGGCGAGGCGGGGGATTCGCTTCCGCCTGATCGAGCGGATGGATGCCCCCTTTCACGGCTCGCGCGGCAAGGGCATCCAGCCCCGGACCCTGGAAATCTTCGAAGATCTCGGCATTGTCGACCGCATTGTCGCGGCCGGCGGTCCCTACCCGCCGCAGCGCGAGCACCATGCGGACGGCGGCTTCACCGACAGCGAGATGATAGAGCGTAGCGATCCGACGCCGACCGAGCCCTACCAGGTTCCGCTGATGATCCCGCAATTCCTCACCGAGGGCGTGATGCGCGAGCGGCTGCGCGAGCTTGGCCACCAGGTTGAATTCGGCTGCGAGCTGACCGGCTTCACACCGGATGAGGGCGGCGTGACGGCGGTTCTAGCCCGCGATGGCGCCGAGGAGACGATCCGCGTGCGCTACCTGATCGGCGCCGATGGCGGTCGCAGTTTCGTGCGTCATGCGCTCGATATCGGTTTCCCCGGCAAGACGCTCGGCGTGCGGGCGGTGGTGGCCGATCTCGCCTTGAGCGGTCTCGAACGCGATGCCTGGCACCGCTTCCATGAGGGTTCGATGGAGCGCCAGATCGCGCTGTGCCCACTTGCCGGCACCGAGCTGTTCCAGTTGCAGGCGCCCGTCCCGCTCGAGGGCGATGTCGACCTTTCGGCCGAGGGACTTGCCCGAATGATCGCAGCGCGCAGCGGCCGCAACGACATCCGGATTGACGCTGTGGCGTGGGCGTCGGCCTACACCATGAACGCAAGGCTCGCCGATCGCTATCGGATCGGCCGTGCATTCCTGGTCGGCGATGCTGCACACATTCATCCGCCGACCGGTGGCCAAGGCCTCAACACCAGCGTGCAGGATTCCTACAATCTCGGCTGGAAGCTGGCCGCCGTGATCGCCGGCGCACCGGATACGTTACTAGATAGCTATGAAGCGGAGCGGCGTCCGATCGCGGCCGGAATGCTCGGCCTGTCGACCAAGCTGCTCGACGCCAACAAACGCGGCGACATGCGGCGCGGCCGTGAAGTGCATCAGCTCGACCTCAGCTATGGCGGATCCCCGCTCGCACTGGAGCTGCCTGAACGTCCCGGCGGCCTGCTCGCGGGAGACCGTGCCCCCGACGCGCAGTTGCGCGGCGCCGCCGGTCAGCCGAAGCAGCTGTTCCAGCTCTTCAAGGGGCCGCACTGGACGCTGATCGGTCACGAGGTGGCGCGTGATGCGGTCGCGCCCCGCCCTCACCTGCGCATCCACACCACCGGACCGCGCGGCGACATCGTGGACGATGCCGGCGCGTTGCGCAAAGCCTATCAGCTTGACGCCGGCGACTGGGTGCTGGTGCGGCCCGACGGCTATGTCGGCGCGATCGTCGGTTCGGAAGCGCTCGACACGCTGGAGGACTATCTGCGGCGTGTCGGCCTTAATTAG
- a CDS encoding His-rich protein BRANT, whose translation MLKTISAALLAMSVIAAPAFATEAGKTTTPAPVTTTAPATKAAPVIKSEQLPSKVRNANAKMGRHHHKHYRHHRHHKHMGMLKVKAPKHVSKHVSAKVATKHVVPAKRG comes from the coding sequence ATGCTGAAGACCATTTCCGCCGCGCTGCTCGCCATGTCCGTGATCGCAGCGCCGGCGTTCGCCACCGAGGCCGGCAAGACCACAACGCCCGCGCCGGTGACCACGACTGCCCCGGCGACCAAGGCCGCTCCGGTGATCAAGAGCGAGCAGCTGCCGTCGAAGGTGCGCAACGCCAATGCCAAGATGGGCCGCCATCACCACAAGCACTATCGCCATCACCGCCACCACAAGCACATGGGCATGTTGAAGGTGAAGGCGCCGAAGCACGTCTCCAAGCACGTCTCGGCCAAGGTCGCGACCAAGCACGTCGTGCCGGCCAAGCGCGGCTGA